In the genome of Plasmodium yoelii strain 17X genome assembly, chromosome: 14, one region contains:
- a CDS encoding translational activator GCN1, putative: MEKERTNIEEIYNFIYFKDEIKRDKFEYYKDVIKSILCNNNEEEIVEFVNLLFFTKDINYIKNNLSICLDLLSKVINELDNEKLKNNLYMYILKRINSKIHFIDNFNKALVCKKIFFFCSEYENLLKDIKELTSFNNLFISCLEFLDNLFYSNDKLEELNTKYRLIKKNIIKQLIRIFVNIGKNDDIENDSKGVYKLGGDEEILEGADKRFYNFLQLCNCNTNGKGIYYIVVEAFGQFLNRYNNSYNYINDNKRYIKILSQGFINLLNSNKEILLKINKSFKYIFQAWNDENIFGTILNNYHRYDEVALKNASAFYYYCDLYNKDHLNNLLEIVINLKKNKNLDNCDILYFIIFYKFHINNDNDIILKKMFENSVKLNLVKFNEKIIFLKSVKYLLSMEKSKEIKDIVLSNKNMIIKYLKNDLNEDVQLEALSFLRTVSCVLKNDKEIYSSFSNSVFEIMEKFGKTNEKFLYEALLYYIGSVNIIDTNEKFLTYIKNLLNLCLTKQILKYIFGTNLFLLLLIKSKHISSVKNINSYITEGVNKSIYNKDDIFYLYDINEIKNIPSNKFFFYLYSLLLLLEQMVNDDKSLCVEYMSKVNKDFVKYICFDEINSMHFQNVLFREINKKNKIEDSVTQASDKIIGTGSRVESKKSESNSQIEGKKGMSVSQLGIKQLEDKNKKLDNLHVLIFGIIFGFLNYLEKNKYDKKSDIYRKAEKSFQGYTLSLKNDKIINEGNNEYQNYVEDFEVLLDILLMKKEIYELFVYHFYIYLYMYWDTDKYRNNNTYVLKKFIYILFSYAENVEMDQIEKENIYMLLFLCFCHEKLYYKNMKCYLTRRRMKNVISRQVLNKVNLDTVLAFILKGSNYYNNKLHKKVCFNMIESLCLLKDVEINENGFAKDRKQKKMDDYGLSHDNKIGIKKKEKTICHISKKNIVDTDHDARSNGRILITIKDDNIKNKLIVFTTSLIDILDEKSVKNINEDEIEICKCQYNTLYSDRNVYQATVAVENKNIKRNKHLFSMYDEETAELIMEEELNKIKKQTNTNSPKNKKGVKGKGLTKEDLEIEEIKKQNIIRKRVYEIIERNKYILNCIKEMSYISDIFNPSHINIFIKKIMIFLKNDLTSRYSQKYLNVIIDNMISTKMLICKNKITRCLYNISKYNKGDDSAILIFSSFNINKKISYVLTLFLFPIILNSINIINDKDSTLNILKTLDILLYSKTKINDGDIIKCLQICFDKYPDLDTELESFLYNFNSYLLNQKNIKQFLQLCVTDNEQRRFIIIKSLHKFVIDNFCSNNEGDIYNDKSKESIVEMFNDEFIHLYINIFKNDYNKDTQKMCQEILSKLNIAPVSDQSKLIDSLQKECYDFQDMVCKTIAFSIDKKNTKDLILQLTSKYIIFKEYGKIGILKTIDQLAKCYYINVIDNVEFILNFLLGLCLEEKADIGKIKDYVILCGTSVINKYNEYLLKCMKRYQQNGKGNKSGFNRRTRDAMSISDDYNDEENSCGSDFLSSDDDMEILSNCRNNNGSSKKKNNKNVSKELFEESFKKIYNVLNKYRDNKKSKNKTTVDLIVVMFYGCLGSNLKKESLELLNKLIEQILHRDTDNFTQIEISNIIPKFIENLMQGNNDDEEDENGDIEYNINGENNKAKGVSIDDKTGKNNKKNSNNNVDGKDNKKKAKNAKKSSITGVSIDSLIYLEKYDVSLLIENIFKLLISNKELKVRKGCCLLLGSVIKAHGMGILKSYNILDKINSNINSEDIIKRQSFYLTYGCLFKVLKHKFEPYILKNFNLLLECYKDNVNNIRVLGINVVEEILNDIGIYGLKKIMPFIIFNLKNQSIKSKDIIAYLDILHLIISKFDIINNLDNETLVSLINTLCELVSDTNAKVKEICIKIFNKLEKNITNMEIKNISRQLLLCIYSPNDNHLCDFLDMFASISFEYKINNISLCLLFPIIKKGINNIRLDIKKKSLQIFYFLIHLVNDQSLFIIYFDSIFKTLAILLNDAIPEIRYLTAKSVGNISQFLDINKKLYYIQYIFNILLTTSSLVEKSGASLCLCSILSKCSESIAYKFISKMVRMIDVKKYIEAKNIQLKKSLKENNEKNSKGKKGAENKELKGKKKKKNATNKIKMGSDYSEDDEDYSEEIEDDENSSEESYESISEEDEEDDVEDEDGDEENEEEDMSDNSYEESDFEDDYENEFSEESEKEEGSDYDEEYDDDDAAFTDEMSENNDELLNKGDKDYYLNGYYLIEKNEDNSYCLEFDDDLINWKLIYDKKVINSENSKEGLIGFFIYMPECEPYYTEKFLKKIFQKLMLCLNDNNEKIRDITLRACKVLINAYSKNNTSLILKFIENKIYNRYWRIRKDSVLLLNILIEKNLEINKEEKDIGRLHVLHERFYFMLSLICIMKNDKNINVRQTSYNIYKNFVNKRILQEMWPILLKKITQNLSSKNNSKQYISALALGDLVFKTDSNSLNTIIENMIKDFKTTKNLSIKKGVSLGFYEIFSKGKFNNLIVNYIHDIIYMIKELACNKNASDIIKLLSLLLVNIDKHVLKDIINELVNTIVNNKKDDKNSTNSSISDELISFKSIKFFLNIHTDLVIDYLVSSALTPPYNFGKLKLLSYVSYAKLDSYSHLFIKIIHIFIGLIFFNLKDENNYPYDTKNYSNVELSYNSKDSDIRRKINNSGSLSESEKEINKFDPNSSSNNDRHANSEIYDNAEKDPKFKELYKYKQENSLNFEEIIICLKLFLKNINERNIDSITEILFSELKKYDCKIDLSYSNIEKYKCEETCEDKKSEGIYTLEEYSKVIYGEKLNELKDKCEYANFYGKVREIILSILKYLLDIINEGDICSNSNEHQTQVENVNHGNTIKNVINKKKHIRKKINILNEYRIETYLTALSKYAFVDINKNVLEIACVIYMYLIELVKKIDSSYSYIDTFYSIINKYSTDSNFNEIPDDKYELVGLNLNKPLFSTFINLFTNVILLSPNSDIKIKAIDTLRKLFLYTNKEISSGFILKTSGALIRILTNKYIEQAKIYIFSTFEVLIKKGSNYIKPLIPQLQTCIIKSLNNEKLKKPIIHILNIISEKKLTRGDLLVNDLLNNINVQISLHQSMTILMVLSNILNNSDLNIKNILNKIITCIKPLFNHANNEISFYSCKIYVLLCLFHAPNKKQYLEGILPLSSKDNIEATTHYFMLHLSEVNNFYDILKKDNLLDNFKTLYINMLKDGNTNLQNIIFQIFYNLSKCDDDCLIFIFNNLNLLKLPPFVMISIEIHRYYFKAIKNIFKKKPDIYMTNIPNFLIVIENLLMCTSTTIHAFKLLGERCAYRLFDIGNKNQYDAKMTILKEKLEDKKYSNLVDYINTVLVKKGNVTDSE, from the exons ATGGAGAAAGAACGTACTAACATAgaggaaatatataattttatatattttaaggatgaaataaaaagagATAAATTTGAATATTACAAAGATGTGATTAAGAGTATATTATGCAACAACAATGAAGAAGAAATAGTTGAGTTTGTTAATTTGCTATTTTTTACTAAAgacataaattatataaaaaataatttatctatatgtTTAGATTTACTATCAAAAGTTATAAATGAATTAGATAATGAAAAGttgaaaaataatttgtatatgtatatattgaaaagaataaatagtaaaatacACTTTATTGacaattttaataaagcATTAGTCTgtaagaaaatatttttcttttgttCAGAATATGagaatttattaaaagacATAAAAGAATTAAcatcatttaataatttatttataagttGTTTGGAGTTTTtagataatttattttatagtaATGATAAATTAGAAGAGTTAAATACAAAGTATcgtttgataaaaaaaaatataataaaacaattgatacgtatatttgttaatataggtaaaaatgatgatatagAGAATGACTCCAAAGGTGTATACAAATTAGGTGGTGATGAAGAAATATTAGAAGGGGCGGATAAACGattttataactttttaCAGTTGTGTAATTGTAATACGAATGGAAAAGGTATTTATTACATTGTTGTAGAAGCCTTTGgacaatttttaaatagatataataatagttataattatataaacgataataaaagatatataaaaatattatcacaAGGATTTATTAatcttttaaattcaaataaagaaatattattaaaaataaataaatcatttaaatatatatttcaagcatggaatgatgaaaatatttttggtACAATActaaataattatcataGATATGACGAAGTAGCCTTAAAAAATGCATCtgctttttattattattgcgatttatataataaagacCATTTAAATAACTTGCTAGAAATAGttataaatttgaaaaaaaataaaaatttggataattgtgatatattatattttatcattttttataaattccacataaataatgataacgatataatattaaaaaagatgTTTGAAAATAGTGTCAAACTAAACTTAGTAAAATTTAAtgagaaaataatttttttaaaaagtgTAAAATATCTTTTATCTATGGAAAAGagtaaagaaataaaagacATTGTtctatcaaataaaaatatgataataaaatatttaaaaaacgaTTTAAATGAAGATGTACAATTAGAAGCTTTATCATTTTTGAGAACTGTTTCATGTGTTTtgaaaaatgataaagaaatatattcatCTTTTTCTAATTCAGTTTTTGAGATTATGGAAAAATTTGGGAAAACAAATGAAAAGTTTTTATATGAAGCattgttatattatattggTTCTGTTAACATTATAGACACAAATGAAAAGTTTTTAacttatataaaaaatttattaaatttatgtttaacaaaacaaatattgaaatatatatttggcacgaatttatttcttcttttGTTAATTAAAAGTAAGCATATATCATCTGTGAAGAATATTAATTCTTATATTACTGAAGGTGtgaataaaagtatatataacaaagacgatatattttacttatatgatataaatgaaattaaGAATATTCCATCGAATAagtttttcttttatttatattctctTTTACTATTGCTTGAGCAAATGGTTAACGACGATAAAAGCCTATGTGTTGAGTACATGAGCAAGGTGAATAAAgattttgtaaaatatatatgttttgatgaaataaattcaATGCATTTTCAAAATGTATTGTTCAGGGAAattaataagaaaaataagaTAGAGGATTCAGTAACTCAAGCATCAGATAAAATAATTGGAACTGGTTCGCGAGTCGAAAGTAAAAAAAGTGAGAGTAATTCTCAAATAGAGGGTAAAAAGGGTATGTCTGTATCACAATTAGGAATCAAACAACttgaagataaaaataaaaaattagataACTTGCATGTGTTAATTTTTGGAATTATTTTCGGGTTTCTTaattatttagaaaaaaataaatatgacaaAAAAAGCGATATATACAGAAAAGCAGAAAAGAGTTTCCAAGGCTATACATTgagtttaaaaaatgataaaataattaatgagGGTAATAACGAATATCAAAATTATGTTGAAGATTTTGAAGTTTTATTAGATATATTGTTAATGAAAAAggaaatatatgaattatttgtttatcatttttatatatacttatatatgtattgGGATACAGATAAATAtcgtaataataatacatatgttttaaagaaatttatttacatattattttcttatgCTGAAAACGTTGAAATGGATCAGATTGAAAAAGAGAATATCtatatgttattatttttgtgttTTTGCCATGAAAAACTTTATTATAAGAATATGAAATGTTATTTAACACGAAGAAGAATGAAAAATGTAATTTCAAGACAAGTTTTAAACAAAGTTAATTTAGATACAGTATTAGcttttatattaaaagggtcaaattattataataataaattacacAAAAAGGTTTGCTTCAACATGATTGAATCGCTTTGCTTATTAAAAGATGTTgaaattaatgaaaatggATTTGCAAAAGATAGAAAACAAAAGAAGATGGACGATTATGGATTAAGccatgataataaaattgggataaaaaaaaaagaaaaaacaatatgcCATATTTCGAAAAAGAACATTGTAGACACAGATCACGATGCTAGATCAAATGGGCGAATTTTGATCACAATAAaagatgataatataaaaaataagttaATAGTATTTACAACTAGCTTAATTGATATACTAGATGAAAAAAGTGTAAAGAATATTAATGAAGATGAAATAGAAATATGTAAATGCCAATATAATACGTTATATTCTGATAGAAATGTATATCAAGCAACAGTTGCAGTTGAAAATAAGAACATAAAAAGAAACAaacatttattttcaatGTATGATGAAGAGACTGCTGAATTAATTATGGAAgaagaattaaataaaattaaaaaacagACCAATACAAATTCTCCTAAGAATAAAAAGGGTGTAAAAGGAAAAGGATTAACAAAAGAAGATCTTGAAattgaagaaataaaaaaacaaaatatcaTACGTAAAAGGGTCTATGAAATAATTGAAaggaataaatatatattaaattgtaTTAAAGAAATGAGTTATATTAGTGACATATTTAATCCAagtcatataaatatttttataaaaaaaataatgatatttttaaaaaatgatttaacATCTAGATACTCTCAAAAGTATCTAAATGTAATTATTGATAATATGATTAGTACTAAAATGTTAATATGCAAAAATAAGATTACTAGATGTTTGTATAATATAAGTAAATATAACAAGGGTGATGATTCAGCTATATTGATATTTagttcttttaatattaacaaaaaaatatcctATGTATtgacattatttttatttcctataaTTCTTAAtagtattaatattattaatgacAAAGATTCcacattaaatatattaaaaacgTTGGACATTTTATTGTATTCTAAAACTAAGATAAATGATGGGGATATTATCAAATGTTTACAAATATGTTTTGATAAATATCCAGATTTAGATACAGAGCTTGaatcatttttatacaattttaattcatatttattaaaccaaaaaaatataaaacaatttttacaattatgTGTAACGGATAATGAGCAACGTcgatttattatcatcaaaTCGTTGCATAAATTTGTAATAGATAATTTTTGTTCGAATAATGAGggagatatatataatgataaaagtAAGGAGTCTATTGTGGAAATGTTTAATGATGAATTTATACacttatatattaatatatttaaaaatgattataataaagatACACAAAAGATGTGCCaagaaatattatcaaaGTTGAATATTGCACCTGTTTCTGATCAAAGTAAATTAATAGATTCGTTACAAAAGGAATGTTATGATTTTCAAGATATGGTATGTAAAACAATAGCATTTTcgattgataaaaaaaataccaaaGATTTAATTTTGCAATTGAcatctaaatatataatttttaaggAATATGGTAAGATTGgtattttaaaaactatAGATCAGCTAGCGAaatgttattatattaatgttATTGATAATGtcgaatttattttaaactTTTTATTGGGTTTATGTTTAGAAGAAAAAGCGGATATAGGCAAAATAAAAGATTATGTAATTTTATGTGGTACTTCtgttattaataaatataatgaatatttgttaaaatgTATGAAGAGATACCAACAAAATGGAAAGGGAAATAAATCAGGTTTTAATAGGCGTACTAGAGATGCAATGAGCATAAGTGATGATTATAACGATGAAGAAAATAGTTGTGGATCCGATTTCTTATCATCTGACGATGATATGGAAATTCTATCCAATTGTAGAAATAATAATGGATCGagcaaaaagaaaaataacaaaaatgtCAGTAAAGAATTATTCGAAGAATCatttaagaaaatatataatgttttgAACAAATATcgagataataaaaaaagtaaaaataaaaccacTGTGGATTTAATTGTTGTAATGTTTTACGGATGCTTAGGATCGAATTTAAAAAAGGAATCGTTAGAATTGTTGAACAAATTAATAGAACAAATATTGCATAGGGATACGGATAATTTTACGCAAATTGAAATTAGTAATATAATACCCAAGTTTATAGAAAATTTAATGCAGGGTAATAATGACGATGAAGAGGATGAAAATGGAGATAttgaatataatataaatggcgaaaataataaagcaAAAGGAGTATCTATTGATGATAAAACtggaaaaaataacaaaaaaaatagtaataataatgtggATGGCAAAGATAATAAGAAGAAAGCAAAAAATGCTAAAAAATCATCAATAACGGGTGTTTCAATAGATAGCTTAAtttatttagaaaaatatgatgTTAGTTTGCtgatagaaaatatatttaagttATTAATTAGTAACAAAGAATTAAAAGTAAGAAAAGGATGTTGCCTCTTATTAGGTAGTGTTATAAAGGCGCACGGAATGGGTATCCtaaaaagttataatatattggATAAGATTAATTCGAATATTAACTCAGAAGATATAATTAAAAGACAAAgtttttatttaacataTGGATGCTTGTTTAAAgtattaaaacataaatttgAGCCATATatcttaaaaaattttaatttgttattAGAATGCTATAAAGACAATGTAAATAACATAAGAGTATTAGGTATAAATGTTGTAGAAGAGATATTAAATGATATAGGTATATATGGTTTGAAAAAGATTATgccttttattatatttaacttAAAAAATCAGAGTATAAAAAGTAAGGACATAATAGCATATTTAGATATACtacatttaataatttctaaatttgatataataaataatcttGATAATGAAACTTTAGTAAGTTTAATAAATACATTATGTGAATTAGTTTCAGATACAAACGCAAAAGTAAAagaaatatgtattaaaatatttaataaacttGAAAAGAATATAACAaatatggaaataaaaaatattagtaggcaattattattatgtatatattcacCAAATGACAATCATTTATGTGATTTTTTAGATATGTTTGCATCAATATCTTTTGagtataaaattaataatatatctttatGTCTGTTATTTCCAATAATTAAAAAGGGTATTAACAATATAAGGTTggatataaagaaaaaatcgctacaaatattttactttttaatACATCTAGTAAATGACCAATcactatttattatatattttgatagCATATTTAAAACGTTAGCAATCTTATTAAATGATGCAATACCAGAAATACGATACCTTACAGCAAAATCAGTAGGAAATATTTCCCAGTTTTTAGATatcaataaaaaattatattatatacaatatatatttaatattttattaaccaCTTCATCATTAGTTGAAAAAAGTGGTGCCTCTTTGTGCTTATGTTCAATTTTATCTAAATGCTCTGAAAGCATAGCTTATAAGTTTATTTCAAAAATGGTTCGAATGATTGATGTtaagaaatatatagaaGCAAAGAATATTCAGTTGAAAAAAAGTTTGAaggaaaataatgaaaaaaatagcaaAGGTAAAAAAGGTGCAGAAAATAAAGAGTTAAAAggaaagaaaaagaaaaaaaatgccacaaataaaattaagaTGGGATCAGATTACTCAGAAGATGATGAGGATTATTCTGAAGAAATCGAAGATGACGAAAACAGCAGTGAGGAGAGCTATGAGAGCATAAGTGAGGAAGACGAAGAAGATGATGTTGAAGATGAAGATGgagatgaagaaaatgaagaagaagaCATGAGTGATAATTCTTATGAAGAATCCGATTTTGAAGATGATTATGAAAATGAATTTAGCGAAGAATCTGAAAAAGAAGAAGGTAGTGATTATGATGAAGAATATGATGACGATGATGCAGCATTTACAGATGAAATGagtgaaaataatgatgaattATTAAACAAAGGAGATAaagattattatttaaatggaTATTATTTAATAGAAAAGAATGAGGATAATAGTTATTGCTTAGAATTCGACGATGATTTAATTAATTGGAAATTAATATACGataaaaaagtaataaataGTGAAAATTCCAAAGAGGGTTTAATtggtttttttatttatatgcctGAATGTGAACCATATTACACTGagaaatttttaaaaaaaatatttcaaaaattGATGTTATgtttaaatgataataatgaaaaaatacgAGATATTACATTAAGAGCTTGTAAAGTATTAATAAATgcttattcaaaaaataatacatcattaattttgaaatttattgaaaataaaatatataatagatattgGAGAATACGAAAAGATAGTGTATTATTACTGAATATATTAATTGAgaaaaatttagaaataaaCAAAGAGGAGAAGGATATAGGAAGGTTGCACGTGTTACATGAgcgtttttattttatgttatCATTGATATgtataatgaaaaatgataaaaatataaatgttagACAAacttcttataatatatataagaattTTGTAAACAAAAGAATATTACAGGAAATGTGGcctatattattaaaaaaaataactcaAAATTTAtcatcaaaaaataattcgaAACAATATATTAGTGCATTGGCATTAGGGGATTTAGTATTCAAAACCGATTCGAATTCCTTAAACAcaataatagaaaatatgattaaagattttaaaacaacaaaaaatttatctataaaaaaagGAGTTTCTCTTGGattttatgaaatattttcaaaaggCAAATTCAATAACTTAATagtaaattatatacatgatATTATTTACATGATAAAAGAATTAGCATGTAATAAAAATGCATcagatataattaaattgttatcattattattagtaAATATTGATAAGCATGTTTTAAAAGATATTATCAATGAATTAGTTAACACAATAGTTAACAATAAGAAGGATGATAAGAATAGTACCAACTCTTCGATTTCTGACGAATTAATAAGTTTCAAaagtataaaattttttttaaatattcacaCAGATTTAGTTATCGACTATCTGGTTTCCAGTGCTTTAACTCCTCCATACAATTTCGGAAAGTtgaaattattatcatatgtTTCATATGCTAAGTTAGATTCATATTCTCATTTGTTTATTAagattattcatatttttatcggattgatattttttaatttaaaggatgaaaataattatccATATGATACTAAAAATTACTCAAATGTGGAATTGAGTTATAATAGCAAGGATAGTGATATTCGAAGGAAGATAAATAATAGTGGAAGTTTGAGTGAATCTGAGAAGGAAATAAATAAGTTTGATCCAAATTCaagtagtaataatgatagaCATGCAAATTCTGAGATTTATGATAATGCTGAAAAGGATCCAAAGTTTAAGGaactatataaatataaacaagaAAATAGTTTAAATTTCgaagaaataataatttgcttgaaattatttttgaaaaatattaatgaaagaAATATAGATAGCATAAccgaaattttattttctgaGTTGAAAAAATATGACTGTAAAATAGACTTGTCATATAgcaatatagaaaaatataaatgtgaAGAAACTTGTGAAGATAAAAAAAGTGAGGGAATATATACATTAGAAGAGTATTCAAAAGTTATTTATGGAGAGaaattaaatgaattaaaagatAAATGCGAATATGCCAATTTTTATGGAAAGGTACGAGAAATAATTTtatctattttaaaatatttattagatataataaatgaagGAGATATATGTTCAAATAGCAATGAGCATCAAACACAAGTAGAAAATGTAAATCACGGAAACACAATTAAAAAcgttataaataaaaaaaaacatattcgcaaaaaaataaatatactaaaTGAGTATAGAATAGAAACTTATCTTACCGCTTTGTCAAAATATGCATTTGtggatataaataaaaatgtattagaAATAGCTtgtgttatttatatgtatttaatCGAGTTAGTTAAAAAAATCGATAGTTCTTATAGTTATATTGATACGTTTTAtagtattattaataaatatagtaCAGATAGCAATTTTAATGAAATTCCTGATGATAAATATGAATTAGTTGGATTAAATTTAAACAAGCCATTATTTTCAACGttcataaatttatttacaaaTGTAATATTGTTATCGCCGAATTCAGATATAAAGATAAAAGCTATTGATACGTTGAGaaaactatttttatatacgaATAAAGAGATATCGAGtggatttattttaaaaacatcaGGCGCATTAATACgtatattaacaaataaatatatagagcaagcaaaaatatatattttttcgaCTTTTGAAGtgttaattaaaaaaggaagcaattatataaaaccaTTAATACCACAATTACAAACCTGTATTATAAAAtcattaaataatgaaaagttaaaaaaaccaattatacatatattaaatattatatcagaaaaaaaattaacacgAGGAGATTTATTAGTAAATgacttattaaataatattaatgtccAAATTAGTTTACATCAATCTATGACAATATTAATGGTATtatcaaatattttaaataatagtgatttaaatattaaaaatatattaaataaaattattacatgTATTAAACCGCTATTTAATCATGCGAATAATGAAATATCTTTTTATTCATGtaaaatttatgtattattGTGTTTATTTCACGCaccaaataaaaaacaatatttagaAGGAATATTACCATTATCCAGTAAAGACAATATAGAAGCAACTACACATTATTTTATGTTGCATTTAAGTGaagtaaataatttttatgatatattgaaaaaagaTAATTTGTTGGacaattttaaaacattatatattaatatgttgAAAGATGGAAATAccaatttacaaaatattattttccagattttttataacttatcAAAATGCGACGATGAttgtttaatttttatttttaacaatttaaatttgttaaaattgCCTCCTTTTGTTATGATTTCTATTGAAATACAtcgatattattttaaagcaattaaaaatatattcaaaaagAAACCAGACATATATATGACAAATATTCCAAACTTTTTGATTGTTATTGAAAATCTTTTAATGTGCACAAGTACTACAATTCATGCTTTCAAGCTATTG GGAGAGAGATGTGCCTATCGCTTATTTGATATAGGTAACAAAAATCAGTATGACGCTAAAATGACTATTTTAAAGGAAAAACTGGAAGATAAAAAGTATAGCAATCTAGTTGACTATATAAATACCGTTTTGGTTAAAAAGGGAAATGTAACCGATTCGGAATAG